The following coding sequences are from one Betaproteobacteria bacterium window:
- a CDS encoding ParA family protein: MRAVLIANPKGGAGKTTLATNLAGHFANEGKKVTLCDLDRQQSALRWMAFRDPSVAPVTGYFAGNQLVLSMPKEADWVVLDAPAGLQGYKLSDYLREVDKVLVPLVPSVFDMAATEDFLNSIRNDMRGRRNAIGIVAMRVDPRTKAAAMLEEFLTHFDIPIVTYLRNTQNYVNAAAGGLTVFDPPRSRNRRELEQWDPLLRWVGR; the protein is encoded by the coding sequence ATGCGAGCAGTCCTGATCGCCAATCCCAAGGGAGGGGCCGGAAAAACCACCTTGGCCACCAACCTTGCGGGCCATTTCGCCAACGAAGGCAAGAAGGTCACGCTTTGTGATCTCGATCGGCAACAGTCGGCACTGCGCTGGATGGCGTTCCGGGATCCATCCGTTGCACCTGTCACCGGATATTTTGCTGGCAACCAGCTCGTCCTCAGCATGCCCAAGGAAGCGGACTGGGTCGTGCTGGACGCTCCGGCGGGCTTGCAGGGCTACAAATTGTCGGACTACCTGCGCGAAGTGGACAAGGTTCTTGTCCCCCTGGTGCCCTCGGTCTTCGATATGGCGGCGACAGAGGATTTCCTCAATTCCATCCGTAACGACATGCGAGGTCGCCGCAACGCCATCGGCATCGTCGCCATGCGCGTCGATCCGCGCACCAAGGCCGCGGCCATGCTCGAAGAGTTTCTCACACACTTCGACATCCCCATCGTCACCTATCTGCGCAACACCCAGAACTACGTCAATGCCGCCGCAGGGGGCTTGACGGTATTCGACCCGCCCCGCTCCCGCAATCGCCGGGAGCTCGAGCAGTGGGATCCGCTCTTGCGCTGGGTGGGGAGATAG